A genomic region of Rhodospirillales bacterium contains the following coding sequences:
- a CDS encoding proline--tRNA ligase, with amino-acid sequence MNAQAQQKKNTRTAITPTREENFPEWYQQVIKAADMAENSPVRGCMIIKPYGYAVWENMQRIFDGMIKDAGVENAYFPLFIPLSFLSREAEHVEGFAKECAVVTHHRLEANPDGSGLRPAPGAELDEPLIVRPTSETIIGDAMARWVQSYRDLPLKLNQWANVVRWEMRTRMFLRTSEFLWQEGHNAFETAEEAREDALKMLEVYRVFAEEYLALPVLTGEKTEDERFPGADATFAIEGMMQDGKALQAGTSHDLGQNFSKSCGIKFQGREGQEQFAYTTSWGISTRLIGGMIMTHGDDDGMIMPPRVAPYQVVIIPVARDDSDVTAIHEYCQNLAAQLKAQGVRVKLDDRDMRTPDKMWEAIKKGVPLRVEVGQREMEAGQVTHVRRDLGRESKETCGLDEFTGKVGVLLDAIHDELLGRARSFRDNHIEDVSSLDEIKAFFGAGKIGFVRIDTKLIQGGAFETLAKEFSLTPRCMPFADKGEKVYIGKAY; translated from the coding sequence ATGAACGCACAGGCACAACAAAAAAAGAATACACGGACAGCAATTACGCCGACGCGGGAAGAAAATTTTCCTGAATGGTACCAGCAGGTCATCAAGGCGGCCGATATGGCGGAAAATTCGCCGGTGCGCGGCTGCATGATTATCAAACCCTATGGCTATGCCGTGTGGGAAAATATGCAGCGTATTTTTGATGGCATGATTAAGGATGCCGGGGTGGAGAACGCCTATTTTCCCCTGTTTATTCCGCTGAGTTTCCTGAGCCGTGAGGCCGAGCATGTCGAAGGTTTTGCCAAGGAATGCGCAGTTGTGACGCATCACCGGCTGGAAGCCAATCCGGATGGCAGCGGTTTGCGGCCTGCGCCAGGAGCGGAGCTGGACGAACCGTTGATCGTGCGTCCAACGTCCGAGACGATTATCGGTGATGCCATGGCGCGCTGGGTGCAGTCTTACCGTGATCTGCCGCTCAAGCTGAACCAGTGGGCGAACGTCGTGCGCTGGGAAATGCGGACGCGGATGTTCCTGCGGACATCTGAATTTCTCTGGCAGGAAGGGCATAACGCCTTTGAAACGGCGGAAGAGGCGCGCGAAGATGCGCTGAAGATGCTGGAAGTTTACCGGGTGTTTGCTGAAGAGTATCTGGCTTTGCCGGTGTTGACGGGGGAGAAAACCGAGGATGAACGTTTTCCCGGCGCCGATGCGACGTTTGCCATCGAGGGCATGATGCAGGACGGTAAAGCGCTGCAGGCCGGGACGTCGCATGATCTGGGACAGAATTTTTCCAAATCCTGCGGTATCAAATTTCAGGGACGTGAAGGGCAGGAGCAATTTGCTTACACAACGTCATGGGGTATTTCGACGCGCCTGATCGGCGGAATGATTATGACGCACGGTGATGACGACGGGATGATTATGCCGCCGCGCGTGGCCCCGTATCAGGTTGTGATTATTCCCGTCGCCCGCGATGACAGCGATGTAACGGCCATTCATGAGTATTGTCAAAACCTGGCGGCGCAATTGAAAGCACAAGGTGTTCGTGTCAAGCTGGATGACCGCGACATGCGGACACCCGACAAGATGTGGGAAGCCATCAAAAAAGGCGTGCCGCTGCGCGTCGAGGTTGGCCAGCGTGAAATGGAAGCCGGGCAGGTTACGCACGTACGCCGTGATCTGGGCCGCGAGTCCAAGGAAACCTGCGGTCTGGATGAGTTTACCGGCAAAGTGGGTGTTTTGCTGGATGCTATTCACGATGAATTGCTGGGCCGGGCGCGGTCTTTCCGTGATAATCATATTGAGGACGTATCGTCGCTCGACGAGATCAAGGCGTTTTTTGGTGCCGGGAAGATTGGTTTTGTCCGGATTGATACTAAATTGATCCAGGGCGGCGCATTTGAAACCCTTGCCAAGGAGTTTTCCCTGACCCCGCGTTGTATGCCCTTTGCGGACAAGGGTGAAAAAGTTTATATCGGAAAAGCTTATTAA
- a CDS encoding ribonuclease J — protein MTKKLKLDPDKLHFLSLGGSEEFGVNFNLYATDNKWLAVDCGIGFADWRLPGVDILLPDPAFLEERRKDLSAIIITHAHEDHVGALAYLWPRLRAPIYCTPYTAAILEQKFKEFPDCRDADVNVVKAGDTIDAGPFKVTFVHVTHSIPDATSLIIETEAGRVVHSADWNIDPTPVINGQTDEKTFRAAGDKGVMAYIGDSTNALTPGRAGSEGDVEKGLDQLMADEKKGALLVTIFATNTGRLQSICRAAKKHGRKVVLAGRSLHKHIEAAKACGYLQDVAPFIDQDEAADMPRGKLVIVAAGSQAQHNAALTRIIHGDNPRLKVKSGDVFVFSSRVIPGNERAIYDLTNILSGEGVRILTPHRSPYKIHVSGHPCQDEINDMLDWVRPDTLVTVHGERAMLEKQAAMGRDKGIKNIVIPGNGKIVALQDGQKPKVVAEIKTGMLAVEPKRILDVEHEGIAERRRLQYRGAVFVSLVLDERGDVVDHPQVDVLGLLDLNSDEDRELEQDIYGEIKDILADMDRDDRRDDHAVHEEVRIGVRRLIQIVLGFKPYVTVHVSRV, from the coding sequence ATGACCAAAAAACTAAAACTGGATCCGGATAAACTGCATTTCCTGTCGCTGGGCGGAAGTGAAGAGTTCGGTGTGAATTTTAACCTGTATGCCACGGACAATAAATGGTTGGCGGTTGATTGCGGGATCGGGTTTGCCGACTGGCGGCTGCCGGGGGTTGATATTTTGCTGCCCGATCCGGCGTTTCTGGAAGAACGCCGCAAGGATTTAAGCGCGATTATCATTACCCATGCGCACGAAGACCATGTCGGGGCGCTGGCGTATTTATGGCCGCGGCTGCGCGCGCCGATTTATTGCACGCCCTATACGGCGGCAATTCTGGAGCAAAAATTCAAGGAATTTCCCGATTGCCGGGATGCTGATGTCAATGTGGTCAAGGCCGGTGATACGATTGATGCCGGGCCGTTTAAGGTGACATTCGTGCATGTGACGCATTCGATCCCGGACGCGACGTCGTTGATTATCGAGACAGAGGCCGGGCGCGTGGTTCACAGCGCCGACTGGAACATCGACCCGACGCCGGTGATTAACGGGCAGACGGATGAAAAAACGTTCCGGGCCGCCGGTGACAAGGGCGTGATGGCCTATATCGGGGATTCCACGAATGCCCTAACGCCGGGGCGCGCCGGGTCGGAGGGCGACGTGGAAAAGGGGCTCGATCAGCTTATGGCCGATGAGAAAAAAGGCGCGCTGCTGGTTACCATTTTTGCGACCAATACCGGGCGGCTGCAGAGTATTTGCCGGGCGGCGAAAAAGCACGGGCGGAAAGTGGTTCTGGCGGGGCGCTCGCTGCACAAGCATATTGAGGCCGCCAAGGCTTGCGGCTATTTGCAGGATGTCGCGCCGTTTATCGATCAGGATGAAGCGGCGGATATGCCGCGCGGCAAGCTGGTGATCGTGGCGGCGGGATCGCAGGCGCAGCATAATGCCGCGCTGACCCGGATTATTCATGGCGATAACCCGCGCCTGAAAGTGAAAAGCGGCGATGTGTTTGTATTTTCTTCGCGGGTTATTCCGGGCAATGAGCGCGCGATTTATGATCTGACCAATATTCTGAGTGGGGAAGGCGTGCGGATTTTAACGCCGCACCGTTCGCCCTATAAAATCCATGTATCGGGTCACCCGTGTCAGGACGAGATCAACGATATGCTGGACTGGGTGCGGCCGGATACGCTGGTGACGGTTCATGGCGAGCGCGCGATGCTGGAAAAGCAGGCCGCAATGGGACGGGACAAGGGGATCAAGAATATTGTTATTCCGGGTAATGGTAAGATTGTGGCTTTGCAGGACGGGCAAAAGCCGAAAGTTGTAGCCGAAATTAAAACGGGGATGCTGGCTGTTGAGCCCAAGCGGATTTTAGATGTCGAGCATGAAGGGATTGCCGAGCGGCGGCGGTTGCAATATCGCGGCGCGGTTTTTGTTTCTCTGGTTCTGGACGAGCGGGGCGATGTGGTGGATCACCCGCAGGTCGACGTTCTGGGGCTTTTGGACCTGAATAGCGATGAAGACCGGGAGCTGGAACAGGATATCTATGGCGAGATCAAGGACATCCTTGCGGATATGGACCGGGACGATCGCCGCGACGACCACGCCGTTCACGAAGAGGTGCGCATTGGTGTGCGGCGGTTGATCCAGATTGTTCTGGGCTTTAAGCCCTATGTTACGGTGCATGTATCAAGAGTTTAA
- a CDS encoding type III pantothenate kinase, with product MLLVIDAGNTNIVFALYDGDELCAIHRMETAAVHAVDDVHLPFDLSGVTAAVVGSVVPRLDPVVKQFAGSCTDSELLFVTHETVPMVIKLDVPAQAGADRLINAYAAACDYGAPVVVVDFGTATTFDVVDADGAFVGGVIAPGVNLSKEALVSAAAKLPDICVESPAHVIGTNTVDAMQSGLYWGYASMIEGMLARIEGELGVKPAVVATGGLAPLFADAIPAIEKVDKDLTLRGLARIYQSHGTE from the coding sequence GTGTTGCTGGTTATTGATGCCGGAAATACGAATATTGTGTTCGCCCTGTATGACGGGGATGAGCTGTGCGCTATTCACCGGATGGAGACGGCGGCTGTGCATGCGGTGGACGACGTTCATTTGCCGTTTGACCTGTCCGGCGTAACGGCGGCTGTGGTCGGGTCGGTTGTGCCGCGGCTCGACCCGGTTGTGAAACAATTTGCCGGATCATGCACCGATTCCGAACTGCTGTTTGTGACGCATGAAACGGTTCCTATGGTGATAAAGCTTGATGTTCCGGCGCAGGCCGGGGCGGATCGCCTGATTAATGCCTATGCGGCGGCGTGTGATTATGGTGCGCCTGTGGTGGTGGTTGATTTCGGGACGGCGACAACGTTCGATGTCGTGGATGCGGATGGCGCGTTTGTCGGCGGTGTCATTGCGCCGGGTGTGAATTTGTCGAAAGAGGCCTTGGTCAGCGCGGCAGCCAAACTTCCAGATATCTGCGTAGAAAGCCCCGCGCATGTGATCGGGACAAATACGGTGGATGCCATGCAATCCGGTTTGTACTGGGGGTATGCCAGCATGATCGAAGGGATGCTGGCCCGGATAGAGGGAGAGCTGGGCGTGAAACCGGCTGTGGTCGCGACGGGTGGGCTGGCGCCCTTATTTGCCGATGCGATCCCGGCGATTGAAAAAGTGGATAAAGATTTGACTTTGCGCGGGTTAGCACGCATTTATCAAAGCCATGGAACAGAATAA
- a CDS encoding biotin--[acetyl-CoA-carboxylase] ligase yields the protein MVDWQVHTYASLSSTQDYVRELAEEGLPEGTVVQCLTQTKGRGRQGNEWNSPIGNLYMSALLRPGCTANQAGQLAFVVALAVSAAMDDVIESGHKKTLKWPNDILVDGKKAAGILLESDIQGDRVEGLTVGVGVNIMAPPEGAAGLQALSGGGQVPIHPFRDKLLAHLGREYECWQGEGFAPVREAWLAQAHGLGQAVKVRLAAEEFSGVFKDLDADGTLLVELADGNVRAVRAGDVYFEESE from the coding sequence ATGGTTGACTGGCAAGTTCATACTTACGCGTCTTTGTCCTCGACGCAGGATTATGTCCGCGAGCTGGCGGAGGAAGGACTTCCCGAAGGCACGGTTGTGCAATGCCTGACCCAGACCAAGGGCCGTGGGCGGCAAGGCAACGAATGGAATTCACCGATCGGTAATCTTTATATGTCGGCTTTGCTGCGGCCCGGTTGCACCGCCAATCAGGCCGGGCAGCTGGCGTTTGTTGTGGCGCTGGCGGTGTCGGCGGCGATGGATGACGTGATTGAATCAGGGCACAAGAAAACGCTGAAATGGCCGAATGATATTCTTGTCGATGGCAAAAAGGCTGCGGGTATATTGCTGGAGAGTGATATTCAGGGCGACCGTGTTGAGGGGCTGACGGTTGGCGTTGGTGTTAATATTATGGCGCCGCCGGAGGGGGCGGCTGGCTTACAGGCGTTGAGCGGTGGCGGACAGGTTCCGATTCATCCGTTCCGGGACAAGCTGTTGGCTCATTTGGGCCGGGAATATGAATGCTGGCAGGGGGAGGGGTTTGCCCCTGTCCGGGAGGCATGGCTGGCACAGGCGCATGGTCTGGGGCAGGCTGTGAAGGTCCGGCTGGCTGCGGAAGAGTTTTCCGGTGTTTTTAAAGATTTGGACGCGGATGGTACTTTACTGGTAGAGCTGGCCGATGGAAATGTCCGGGCTGTGCGCGCCGGCGACGTGTATTTTGAAGAAAGCGAATAG
- the nuoN gene encoding NADH-quinone oxidoreductase subunit NuoN, translating to MSDVVSLASPIIALPEIFLAAAALVLLVVGVSRGRELTCGICVSVVGCFGLALLFLLGIDWDRGLAFGGMFVMDQFAGLMKMLVLVGLMASVALSVKYLQQEEMVQFEYPLLVMLAGLGMLLMVSANDMLMAYMALELQALSLYVLAAFRRDNQRSGEAGIKYFILGALSSGMLLFGISLVYGYTGAIGFDAIAAVLAEGPIPVGVTVGMVFILVGMAFKLSAVPFHMWSPDVYEGAATSVTALFVMVPKIAAMALLIRLMMVPFGSMVDQWQQVLWVISVGSMVVGGFGALVQTNIKRLMAYSSISHMGYALVGLVVASPQGISAVIIYLVIYLMMTAGVFSIILMMRRGGLPAVQLADLAGFSRHNPMYAYAMAILMFSMGAIPPMAGFFSKMFVFQAAVQQGMYVLAVIGVLTSVIAAFYYLRIIKVMFFDPPADPFDQDFGLGRRAMVLISVLFVLAFILVPDTLVQIARNASSVFFGG from the coding sequence ATGAGTGATGTTGTATCTCTAGCTTCGCCGATCATTGCGTTGCCGGAAATATTTCTGGCGGCGGCGGCTCTGGTTTTGCTGGTGGTCGGGGTGTCCCGCGGCCGGGAACTGACGTGCGGCATTTGTGTTTCCGTGGTGGGCTGTTTTGGGTTGGCGCTTTTGTTTTTGCTGGGGATTGATTGGGACCGCGGTCTGGCCTTTGGCGGCATGTTTGTGATGGACCAGTTTGCCGGACTTATGAAGATGCTGGTTCTTGTCGGTTTGATGGCGTCCGTTGCGCTGTCTGTTAAATACCTCCAGCAGGAAGAAATGGTCCAGTTTGAATATCCGCTTCTGGTCATGCTGGCCGGGCTGGGGATGTTGTTGATGGTTTCGGCCAATGACATGCTGATGGCTTATATGGCGCTGGAATTACAGGCGCTCAGCCTTTATGTTCTGGCGGCTTTCCGGCGCGATAACCAGAGATCCGGCGAAGCGGGGATCAAATATTTTATCCTGGGCGCTTTGTCATCGGGGATGTTGTTGTTCGGTATTTCCCTTGTCTATGGCTATACAGGGGCGATCGGGTTTGATGCGATTGCCGCCGTGCTGGCGGAAGGCCCGATCCCTGTCGGCGTGACGGTCGGAATGGTGTTTATTCTGGTCGGGATGGCGTTCAAGCTCTCGGCGGTGCCTTTTCACATGTGGAGCCCCGATGTTTATGAAGGAGCCGCGACATCTGTGACGGCGCTGTTTGTTATGGTGCCCAAAATCGCGGCGATGGCTCTTTTGATCCGGCTAATGATGGTTCCGTTTGGTTCGATGGTCGATCAATGGCAACAGGTGCTTTGGGTGATATCTGTCGGGTCGATGGTTGTCGGGGGCTTCGGGGCTCTGGTTCAAACCAATATCAAGCGCCTGATGGCGTACAGCTCGATCAGCCATATGGGGTATGCACTGGTGGGGCTGGTGGTGGCTTCTCCGCAGGGAATAAGCGCCGTCATCATATATCTTGTGATTTACCTGATGATGACTGCCGGGGTGTTCTCTATTATTTTGATGATGCGTCGCGGCGGACTGCCGGCGGTGCAGCTGGCTGATCTGGCCGGTTTTTCCCGTCATAATCCGATGTATGCCTATGCTATGGCGATCCTGATGTTTTCCATGGGCGCTATTCCGCCGATGGCGGGTTTCTTCAGCAAGATGTTTGTATTTCAGGCCGCTGTTCAGCAAGGCATGTACGTTCTGGCGGTGATCGGCGTTTTAACGTCGGTTATTGCGGCCTTCTATTATTTGCGGATTATCAAGGTCATGTTTTTTGATCCGCCCGCCGATCCTTTCGATCAGGATTTCGGTCTGGGGCGCCGGGCTATGGTCCTGATTAGCGTGTTGTTTGTTCTGGCCTTTATTCTGGTTCCCGATACGCTGGTCCAGATTGCCCGGAATGCGTCTTCCGTATTTTTTGGCGGCTGA
- a CDS encoding NADH-quinone oxidoreductase subunit M: protein MTELPILSIMIFLPLVGILFILMIGNKDTVEAANNVRKTALFTSLFTFVLSLYMLFQFDVGDPGFQFVQKSEWFPGLGISYHVGVDGISLFFVMLSAFLTPVCILASWESVKTRVKEYMIVFLILETFMIGTFTSLDALLFYVFYEGSLIPMFLIIGIWGGENRVYSAYKFFLYTLTGSVLMLVGLLALYFLTGTTDIPTLMANPVTADIQRWLWLAFFVSFAIKVPMWPVHTWLPDAHVQAPTAGSVILAGVLLKMGGYGFLRFSLPMFPDASAYFAPLVYGLSVVAFAYASLVAFVQRDMKKLIAYSSVAHMGFVTLGIFTGTIQGLQGGVYQMLSHGLISAALFLCVGVVYDRLHTREMSRYGGLVNNMPVYATVFMILMLGSVGLPGTSGFVGEFLALLGVFHVNVTLAFFSAGGIILGAIYMLRLYRKIIFGPQDNADASILPDLNMREIVIFFPIVGMVIWFGLFPNFILERTEPALEKLMLNYHIGLQKPLELSQWNLNGIMPAAGNEETEVFGVMPPMPEEIINE, encoded by the coding sequence ATGACGGAACTGCCGATATTATCCATTATGATCTTCCTGCCGCTGGTCGGGATATTGTTTATCTTGATGATCGGTAACAAGGATACGGTCGAAGCGGCGAATAATGTCCGCAAAACGGCGCTATTTACATCGTTGTTTACCTTTGTGCTCAGCCTTTACATGTTGTTCCAGTTCGACGTTGGCGATCCGGGGTTCCAGTTTGTCCAAAAGTCTGAATGGTTCCCGGGACTGGGGATTTCCTATCATGTCGGGGTTGATGGTATTTCCCTGTTTTTTGTGATGCTTTCGGCTTTTCTGACCCCTGTCTGCATTCTGGCGAGCTGGGAGTCGGTCAAGACACGGGTCAAAGAATACATGATTGTGTTTTTGATCTTGGAAACTTTTATGATCGGGACGTTCACGTCTCTGGATGCCTTGTTGTTCTATGTTTTCTATGAAGGGTCGCTGATCCCGATGTTTTTAATTATCGGGATATGGGGCGGAGAAAACCGGGTTTATTCGGCCTATAAATTTTTCCTTTATACGCTGACGGGATCGGTGTTGATGCTGGTCGGGCTGTTGGCGCTGTATTTCCTGACCGGGACGACGGACATCCCGACTTTGATGGCCAACCCGGTGACGGCGGATATCCAGCGGTGGTTATGGCTGGCCTTCTTTGTCAGCTTTGCGATCAAGGTGCCGATGTGGCCGGTGCATACGTGGCTGCCGGATGCGCACGTGCAGGCGCCAACGGCTGGCTCGGTTATTCTGGCCGGGGTTTTGCTGAAAATGGGCGGTTACGGGTTTTTACGGTTTTCCCTGCCGATGTTCCCGGATGCCAGCGCTTATTTCGCTCCGCTGGTTTACGGGCTAAGCGTTGTGGCGTTTGCCTATGCTTCGCTGGTGGCGTTTGTCCAGCGCGACATGAAAAAGCTGATTGCCTATTCATCGGTGGCGCATATGGGCTTTGTGACACTGGGGATTTTTACGGGTACGATTCAAGGGCTTCAGGGCGGTGTTTACCAGATGTTGTCTCACGGCTTGATTTCTGCGGCTTTGTTCTTGTGTGTCGGGGTGGTTTACGACCGGCTGCATACGCGGGAAATGTCGCGTTATGGCGGGCTTGTGAACAATATGCCTGTGTATGCGACCGTGTTTATGATTTTGATGCTGGGGTCGGTTGGCTTGCCGGGAACGTCCGGGTTCGTCGGTGAGTTTCTGGCTTTGCTCGGGGTGTTCCATGTGAATGTGACGCTGGCGTTTTTCTCTGCCGGGGGGATTATTCTGGGCGCTATTTATATGCTGCGTCTTTACCGCAAAATCATTTTCGGGCCACAGGATAATGCGGATGCGTCTATCCTGCCGGATTTGAATATGCGGGAAATCGTTATTTTCTTCCCTATTGTCGGGATGGTGATCTGGTTTGGTCTGTTTCCGAATTTTATTCTGGAACGCACAGAACCGGCTTTGGAAAAGCTTATGCTGAATTATCACATCGGTTTGCAAAAGCCCCTAGAGCTTTCTCAATGGAACTTAAACGGGATTATGCCGGCGGCCGGGAATGAGGAAACAGAGGTGTTTGGCGTTATGCCGCCGATGCCGGAGGAAATTATAAATGAGTGA
- the nuoL gene encoding NADH-quinone oxidoreductase subunit L, producing MVELFAVFSPLAGFLLAGLFGKQIGDKGAQFVTCAGVILAAFSSVILFFDVIMDSDPRVITLAPWITVGAFSVDWALRVDQLSVVMMCVVNVVSACVHVYSIGYMSHDPHKARFMAYLSLFTFAMLMLVSADNLLQLFFGWEGVGVASYLLIGFWNHKHSANFAAVKAFVVNRIGDFGLILGVMGIYAIFGTVKFDEIFAAVPAHALDHMVFFGFHIHALTLVGLALFMGAMGKSAQLGLHVWLPDAMEGPTPVSALIHAATMVTAGVFLVARFSPFFEYAPIASMVICIVGALTAFVAATIGMTQFDIKRVIAYSTMSQLGYMFFALGVSAYGAAMFHLMTHAFFKALLFLGAGSVIHAMSDEQDMRNMGGVWKKIPITYILMWIGGLALAGIPFFAGYYSKDIILESAFADHTWFGLFAYWLGIAAAIMTAFYTWRLIIMTFHGKPRASSEVMHHVHESPQVMIGPLVVLAAGAIFAGAVFYEPFVGGLHKGPELVTHELEIEHDVEAPALEDEWLEPAINRRSFWGDSLYVLKANDTLEAAHHVPEWVKMAPLVAGFSGIALAYLVYMIFTGVPGWIVRFMRPVHDLFYNKWYFDQLYDFFIVRVIRILGNYFWKTGDGKLIDGMGPDGMASLSYITGKILGRFQTGYIYHYAFAMLVGVIVFISWLLVSGIM from the coding sequence ATGGTTGAATTATTCGCTGTATTCTCACCGCTTGCCGGATTTTTGCTGGCCGGGTTGTTCGGGAAGCAAATTGGGGATAAAGGAGCGCAATTTGTAACGTGTGCCGGGGTTATTCTGGCGGCGTTTTCGTCGGTTATTTTATTTTTTGATGTAATCATGGATAGCGATCCGCGTGTGATTACGTTGGCGCCATGGATTACTGTGGGTGCGTTTAGTGTTGACTGGGCGCTGCGCGTCGATCAGCTCTCCGTCGTTATGATGTGTGTGGTGAATGTGGTTTCGGCCTGCGTCCATGTTTATTCGATCGGCTATATGAGTCATGATCCGCATAAAGCCCGTTTTATGGCGTATCTGAGCCTGTTTACCTTTGCCATGCTGATGCTTGTGAGCGCCGATAATTTGCTCCAGCTGTTTTTTGGCTGGGAAGGGGTCGGTGTGGCGTCTTATTTGCTGATCGGGTTCTGGAACCACAAACACAGCGCCAACTTTGCGGCGGTGAAGGCGTTTGTGGTCAACCGGATTGGCGATTTTGGTTTGATCCTCGGGGTGATGGGGATTTACGCCATTTTCGGTACCGTCAAGTTTGACGAGATATTTGCGGCAGTGCCTGCGCATGCTTTGGATCACATGGTCTTTTTCGGATTTCATATTCATGCCCTGACCCTTGTCGGTCTGGCGCTGTTTATGGGGGCGATGGGGAAATCCGCACAGTTGGGCCTGCATGTGTGGTTGCCGGACGCGATGGAGGGGCCGACGCCGGTGTCGGCTTTGATCCATGCTGCGACGATGGTTACGGCCGGTGTTTTTCTGGTGGCGCGTTTTTCACCGTTCTTTGAATATGCACCGATTGCTTCGATGGTGATTTGTATCGTCGGGGCGTTGACAGCGTTTGTGGCGGCGACGATCGGCATGACCCAGTTTGATATTAAGCGGGTGATTGCCTATTCGACGATGAGCCAGCTCGGCTACATGTTTTTTGCTCTGGGCGTGTCGGCGTATGGCGCGGCGATGTTCCATTTGATGACGCACGCTTTTTTCAAGGCTTTGCTATTCCTTGGCGCGGGGTCGGTGATCCACGCGATGAGCGACGAACAGGACATGCGCAATATGGGCGGGGTCTGGAAGAAAATACCAATCACCTACATTTTGATGTGGATTGGCGGGCTGGCGCTGGCCGGGATCCCGTTTTTTGCGGGTTACTATTCCAAGGACATTATTCTGGAGTCAGCCTTTGCCGATCATACATGGTTTGGTTTGTTCGCGTATTGGCTGGGGATTGCCGCGGCGATTATGACGGCGTTTTACACGTGGCGGCTTATTATCATGACCTTCCATGGCAAACCGCGGGCCTCAAGCGAGGTTATGCATCATGTCCATGAATCGCCGCAAGTGATGATCGGGCCGCTGGTGGTGTTGGCGGCCGGGGCGATTTTTGCCGGGGCCGTATTTTACGAGCCGTTTGTCGGGGGGCTGCACAAGGGGCCGGAACTGGTCACGCATGAGCTTGAAATCGAGCACGATGTCGAAGCACCGGCACTGGAAGACGAATGGCTGGAGCCGGCGATTAACCGCCGGTCGTTCTGGGGGGATTCCCTGTATGTTTTGAAGGCAAACGACACGCTGGAAGCTGCGCACCATGTGCCTGAATGGGTCAAGATGGCTCCGCTTGTAGCCGGGTTTTCCGGTATCGCTCTGGCTTACCTTGTCTATATGATCTTCACGGGAGTTCCCGGCTGGATCGTCCGGTTTATGCGGCCTGTGCATGATCTGTTTTACAACAAATGGTATTTTGACCAGCTCTACGACTTCTTTATTGTGCGGGTGATCCGTATTTTGGGGAACTATTTCTGGAAGACCGGTGACGGCAAGCTTATTGATGGTATGGGGCCGGATGGTATGGCATCCCTTTCCTACATTACCGGTAAAATTCTGGGGCGTTTCCAGACGGGGTATATTTATCACTATGCCTTTGCGATGCTGGTCGGTGTGATTGTATTTATTTCCTGGCTTTTGGTCAGCGGAATTATGTAA
- the nuoK gene encoding NADH-quinone oxidoreductase subunit NuoK, with protein MEIGVEHYLYLSAVVFTLGVFGIFLNRRNVIIILMCIELMLLAVNINFVAFSSFMNDMAGQVFTMFILTVAAAEAAIGLAILVVFFRKSGSIAVDDIAEMKG; from the coding sequence ATGGAAATCGGTGTTGAGCATTATCTGTATCTTTCAGCGGTGGTTTTTACGTTGGGTGTTTTCGGGATTTTTCTGAATCGCCGGAATGTGATTATCATCCTTATGTGTATCGAATTAATGCTGCTGGCGGTGAACATTAATTTTGTGGCGTTTTCATCCTTTATGAACGATATGGCGGGGCAGGTGTTCACCATGTTTATCCTGACCGTGGCTGCGGCCGAGGCTGCTATCGGTCTGGCGATTTTGGTCGTGTTCTTCCGTAAGAGCGGATCGATTGCCGTCGACGATATCGCCGAGATGAAGGGGTAG
- a CDS encoding NADH-quinone oxidoreductase subunit J, which produces MVSALAFYFFATILIIAALLVISARNPVHAVLFLILAFFNAACLFVLLGAEFLAMIIAIVYVGAVAVLFLFVVMMLDIGIEKVRAGARRYVPLGLGVGTVLLAELAFVFKGWHAAPAVEARAASSPALDSSLGNTEILGRLIYTDYFLAFQMAGLILLVAMIGAIVLTLRHRSGVRKQSVARQVSRTREETMKIVKITPRTGV; this is translated from the coding sequence ATGGTTTCGGCCCTCGCCTTTTATTTCTTTGCGACGATTTTGATTATAGCGGCCCTTCTGGTGATTTCCGCACGTAATCCCGTGCATGCCGTTCTGTTCCTCATCCTGGCTTTCTTTAATGCGGCGTGTCTGTTCGTTTTGCTGGGCGCCGAGTTCCTGGCGATGATTATTGCCATTGTTTATGTCGGAGCTGTGGCGGTTTTGTTCCTGTTTGTCGTGATGATGCTGGATATCGGGATCGAAAAAGTCCGGGCGGGCGCGCGGCGTTATGTGCCGCTGGGGCTGGGCGTGGGTACGGTTTTGCTGGCGGAGCTGGCATTTGTTTTCAAGGGATGGCATGCCGCGCCGGCGGTTGAAGCGCGGGCGGCGTCATCCCCGGCGCTGGATAGTAGTCTGGGGAATACAGAAATTCTGGGCCGGTTGATCTACACCGATTATTTTCTGGCGTTCCAGATGGCGGGATTGATTCTTTTGGTGGCGATGATTGGCGCGATTGTCCTGACGCTTCGGCATCGTTCCGGTGTGCGGAAACAATCCGTAGCCCGGCAGGTATCCCGAACCCGTGAGGAAACCATGAAAATCGTCAAAATCACACCACGGACGGGGGTCTGA